The genome window ACGGTTTCCTTCCACTGCTCCTATCGTCAAGCTGCAGCCATTGAGTGCTACAAAGCCTTTTGTAAGAATGTAAGGGGTGAGCGCCTCGTCAATTTCAAACCATATAATGCAGTTATCGTCTGTTTGTTTGATCTCGCAAATCTGTGCTGTTGCACTGATGTGACCTGATAGCAGATGGCCGCCAATTTCATCTCCAAACTTGGCCGCTCTTTCAAAATTGACAACACTCGTTACTTTGAGTTCGCCAAGGTTGGTCACATTGAGTGTTTCTTGAATTAAATCAAACTGGACAGATGATTCGTCAAAGCTGGTCACGGTTAAACAAGTACCATTAATAGCTATGCTGGCACCGGTTTGAAGGTTGTTGGTATGACCTGCAGGTAAGGCTACACGTAGCTTCATGAATTGGTCGCGACGTTCTAGCGCTATAACTTCTGCTTGCCCCTGCACGATTCCTGTAAACATCGGTTATCCTAAATCTAATATGATCTGAGGCCGTAAGGATACCGTATATATAACTAAAATACCTGCATCTTAAGAGGCGACAACATGCACTATTTAATTACTGGTGGTACAGGCTTCATAGGCTGTCGGTTAACTGAATCTTTACTTGCTGACGGTCATGAGGTGATGTTGGTAAGCCGAGATGCTGAGCGTGCGATGTTGCAATTTGGCAGTCGCGTCAATGCGATTAGTCTGTCGGATGTGAGCTTGTTGAGTAGCGTTAAAATAGATGCTGTGATTAATCTTGCAGGCGCCCCTATAGCTGATAAACGCTGGACTGATAGCCGAAAATTGGAGATTAAAAACAGCCGTATAGATTTCACTCAGGAGCTCATACAGCGTCTTTATGAAGCAGGCCAGAGGCCAGAAGTTTTTGTCAGTGGTTCCGCTATTGGCTATTACGGTCCCCAAGAGGGAAATGCTCCCTTATCAGAGAATGGTCCAGTAGAAGAGGGCTTCCAACATAGCCTTTGCCAGCAATGGGAAGATGCCGCAATGGTTGCTGAGAAAGATTTGGGGGCTCGGGTATGTTGTGTTCGCACCGGTGTGGTTTTCGGTAAGGGCGGTGGTGCATTGTCTAAAATGCTGCCTGCTTTTAAGTTGGGTCTTGGCGGACCTATTGGGAATGGGGCGCAATGGATGTCTTGGGTGCACTTAGAAGACGAAGTCAATATTATTCGTTTTTTACTCGAACATGATCAGTTGTCAGGGGCATTTAATGCCACATCTCCTGAGGCGGTTACTAATTCAACATTTACACGAACACTGGCTAGTACTCTACGCAGACCGGCTTTCTTTCGAGTTCCCGCTTCACTGTTGAAATGGGCTATGGGAGAATCAAGCGAGCTACTCTTATCAGGACAACACGTATACCCAACGGCTTTAGTAGAAGCAGGGTATGTATTTAAATTCCCTGATTTACAGTCTGCCTTAACATCTGCTACTTAGATTGTAGGATAGCTAAGTTACCGGCGTGTTAGACGTTCGCGTATGCTGTCGACAGTTTGTATTAACAAGTCGCCTTGCCACGGATCTTCGGCGTTATTGTAGACATGCTGCTCTAAATCAATAATCAAGAATTCCAATGTCTTGTTTTTAGCCGCTACACTCACATCTCGCCCATTATAAAGATGGGATTCAGGCCAAAATAACGCTGCCCATTCAATTAAGCGCGCTTGCGCTAATTCGGGTTTATTAAGGGTGCAGGCTTTTTGAAGCGCTGAATAGGCCAATTTTTCATCAGCGATGAGCTGTTTATCGCGTTTAATTCTTTGTTTTTCGGTTTTGGCTGCTCGATCTATCGCCTGTCTATTACGCAATTTGCGTAGTCTATTGCCCGTGTAGAGCCACCCCAGTGATGAAATGATGCTAATTAGTGCTAAAAGCGAGATCAAAGCAATAACGTTGGGTGGTGTTCCATTGGAGTATTGCTCAGCGCTTTGGGTCGTATTTGAGTTTTCCGCTAGGTCTGGTTTAGTGTTCTCTTGGTCGGCAGGTGGTTGCTGCTGGGCGCTATTAGCGCCTTCTATACGCATCTGAATGGGAGGTAATGATGCTACTTGAGCGCGGTCGGTTTCTATATCCCACCAATGGATGTCTATGGGTGGCAGCGTTACTTCGCCACGCTCTTTGAACGTTATTTTGACAGTTTCAACGCGTTGACCGACCAACCCATCTTCATTGAACGACTCCCTCAGGTCTGTATTAACCAGTTCAATATCGGCGAGTTCATTCGTTAGAGGCATCATAGGAGGCAGCCTTGAAGCGGGCAGGCCTTGCGCTATCAGGGTAATGGTTCGTGTTATTGAGTTGCCCGCGATGAGCTGTTCGGGTTGGTCAAATGCGTCTTGAATGGTTAGTTTGGATGCTGGGAGCCAGTAGCCTGCCGAGTTATCGTTAGCACGTGGCAGAATTGATAGCTCAATAGCATCTCCGAGTACTTCAACATACTGCCCGTTTGCTAGTGTTCCAGCAAACAATGGTGGCTCTATTATGAAACTCCCTGGCTCGTTAGGAAAAACAACATAGGTTTGTTTGCGTTCAGTGTAGGCTACGCCTTGTATAAATACATTGGAGACAACTTCGTCGCCCATTGGCAAAATAAGTGCTTGATTCAAAAAAGGATCCGAGAATACCGCTTGGTCATCTAACGGCGAACGATGCCTTAGTGTTGATGAGTAAAGTAGTTGGCTACCTTCGTATGCTTCTGTGTGGTCTATTTCGGTCGTAATGCGAATAGCATTGAGGTCGGATGTAACGTCAAGTCCGCCTGGAGCTTGGTTGGCTTGGGAGCTGCTCGACCGGTTTGGGCTGTAGTTAGGATCATAGTTGGGGGATACGCGTGGGGCGTTATTGGCGGCGCTTAATACGCTCAGCGTCATCGGAAAGGAACGTTCCCCATTAATTTGAATGGCTGGTACGGTTAAGTCACCACTGCGGCGCGGTCGCATTAATACCTGCCATCGCGTTGTTGCTTGTCTGCTTCCATTTTGCAAACTAGAAATCGTCATTTTTTTGCTGCCAAGCAGTGAAAAGTCAGCTGTTAACAAGGATAAGTCTGGGCGCTGTGCTTGGCCTGGCTGTGTGGCTTCTATCGTTAACCGCACTGTATCTGTTTGGTTGATAGTATATCGATTAAGATAAGCATTAACCTCGGCAATGCTGAGCGTTGGGGCTACCAGTAAAAGTAAGCTTAGCGTGGTGCTAACAACCGTAAAAAATGCGCGCATCCCTAGGTTAGATCCTTAATAACAAAGCAAAATCATTCTGCATTATTAAGTAAGGGGTATACGATATCAATGAGGTTTTGCTATAACTCGATATAGATGACGCGCTTAAGTTGTTAAAAATGATGAATTCAATACTCGTAACATTACATATTTCCCCTCAGGACTACATAAAGCAGTACCAAATCCCTGGTGTCATGGTGCATACACATGCCAGTGATGGTCGTCGTGTGCAGTTTCCTGCCTCTATTTTAAAGCCCTTCTTGTTGCATGAGGGCATACATGGCCGTTTTCGTATCAATTTTAGTCAAAATGGAAAGTTTAAATCTATTGAACGGAGCTCATAGTAGGATGTAAAACCAAGGTCGCGCCGTTATAATAGCGAGTCTTTATTCAGAAACGGTCTTGATATGTTCTATTCACTGGCAAAATCTCTCATGTTTAGCATGGATGCGGAGCGTTCTCATAATCTAGCGTTGGGCGGTATGAATTTAGCGGCATCGTTGGGAGTACCTTCGTTGCTTGGCGCTGAAAAGCTGGATATGCCTGTCGAAGTGATGGGGATTCGCTTTCCTAATCCTGTAGGTTTAGCGGCTGGTTTGGATAAAAATGGCACCGCGATTGATGGTTTGGCAGCGTTGGGTTTTGGGTTTGTAGAAATAGGGACTGTAACACCCAGACCACAAGTGGGTAATCCTAAGCCTCGTTTATTTCGTATTCCTGAGCATAACGCGATTATTAATCGCATGGGGTTCAATAACCACGGTGTGGACGCGCTACTTGCCAATGTTGATCGTGCTCGTTACAAGGGCATTCTAGGGATCAATATTGGCAAGAATAAAGACACGCCAAATGATAAAGCTAATGATGATTACTTGTACTGTTTACGAAAAGTGTACTCACGTGCGAGTTATATCACGGTAAACGTGTCATCACCCAATACGCCGGGGCTACGCTCATTACAGTTTGGTGATTCGTTAAATACCTTGCTTGAATCGTTAAAAAATGAGCAAGCTCGTCAAGCGCTTTTGCATGATAGATATGTCCCCATTGCGGTAAAAATCGCACCTGACATGACCGAAGAGGAAATCGTCATGGTTGCTGATTCACTCAAAACGTACGAGATGGACGGTGTTATAGCAACCAATACCACCTTGTCCAGAGAAGGCGTTGAAGACTCAGTCTTGCAAGGTGAGTCGGGGGGCTTAAGCGGTGAACCTGTGCGTAATAAATCGACTAAAGTGATCAGAACATTGGCTTATGAGCTTAATGGTGCTTTACCTATTATTGGTGTCGGGGGTATTACGGAAGGGTTCGACGCTGCTGAGAAAATCGAAGCAGGCGCAAGCTTAGTGCAGATTTATTCTGGTTTTATTTATAAAGGCCCAGCGTTGGTTAAAGAATCTGTAAGAGCGATTGAGGCGTTGAAGCGTCGTCAGTGATGAGTGTTTGGGGAGAAAAACGGCACTAAGGGTTGTGGTTTGGTTTGCAAAAAAGGCTCCTTTGTAGAGGAGCCTGTTTTTGAAGGGAATGTGTTGTTAATGCAGTCCTGGGTGAGCTTGAATTGCCGAAACTCCATCCATGCCGCTCCAGTGGGCGTCTCTACCTTCACGCCAGCCACTCATCCAATGACTTCGTAGCTCTGTGACTTGCACTGGGCAAGAGTCTCGTGATTTACCGTTAATACCAGCCTGAAAACCGCGGTTAAACAGAGTTGATGTCTTATCTCTTTTCTGTCTCTTCATATAAAGAAACCTCTCATACGTTTACGTTATGATTGAGAACATGAATATCTGAGACTAAATATTCACACAGTGTCTGTATGCATACGGTATTTTTCGCAACACAGGCCTATATTGATATCTAATTCACGAACAAAGTGCGATTAATAATCGCTATGGAATTTAGGGTTTTTGATTGTTAGCACTTGCAAAAAAGGTGCGTATTCAGCGAGTTAAAATTCATATTGAAACGCTGTAATACATTTGAAAAAAAATCATCAAAAAACCGTAACAATTGAATGAAACTGCAACTTGCTGATATTTAAGAAGTTGTAAAAATAACTTTTTAGGAAAAATATGAAATTTATAGCGACTTGCCCTAAAGGCATCGAATCTCTTCTGGCTGACGAGTTAGCAGCGTTAGGGGCTGAGTCAGTAAAATTGATGCCGACGGGTGTCGCATTTGAAGGGGAGTTAGCGCAGGCCTACCGAGCGTGTTTATGGTCTCGTCTTGCGAATCGGGTTTTGTTACCGATTCTTGAAACCAACGTTGAGACCGCCGATGACTTATACAGCGCTATCCAGCGAGTCCATTGGAGCGATCATTTAGATGCGAGCATGTCGTTGGCAATTTCTTTCACGGGGAAAACGCAGTCAATTAATCATACTCACTTTGGTGCGCTCAAAGTGAAAGATGCAATTGTCGACCAGCTACGAGAAATAACAGGGGAGCGTCCGGGCGTTGATCGCGAGAACCCCGATCTGCGCATACATGCCCATATTTATGGCGGTAAACTCAATGTATCGATTGATCTCTCTGGTGAAAGTTTGCACCGACGTGGCTATCGTACACAGGCAGGAGCAGCACCGTTAAAAGAAAACCTTGCGGCGGCATTGTTAACAAGAGCGGGTTGGCCTGCGCTTAGTGATGACAGCCCTGTGTTGTTTGATCCTATGTGTGGCTCAGGCACTTTGCTCATCGAAGGTGCTTGGATGGCTGCAGATATTGCTCCTGGCATTTTACGCGATCGTTTTGGGTTTGAGCATTGGAAGCAGCATGATGCCGCTTTATGGGAAAACCTAAAAGAAGAAGCAGAGCAGCGCCGCATTAATGGTTTGACGACCTTTAAGGTAAAGGTTTATGGCGCCGATGAAGATGAGCGTATGCTTGATGTAACACTGTCGAATGCTGAACGTGCAGGTGTTGATCATTTAATCAAAGTACACGAAGCGCAAGTTCAACGAATGGTGCGCCCATGTGAAGAGAATGGGTTGTTCATTACTAACCCACCCTATGGTGAGCGTCTGGGTGAAAGTTCAGAGCTTATGTTTTTGTATCGTGATCTGGGCGATACCTTAAAACAAGAATTTGGTGGTTGGAAAGCGGGTATTTTTACGGGTAACCCTGAGCTTTGTGAGGCCGTGGGCCTAAAAACGGATAAAACCTATCGTTTAAATAATGGGCCAATCGATAGTCGCTTATTTTTATACACTTTATATGCGAATCGGATTGCCAAAGAAGGGCAGCCTAGCGAGCAGGCAGGTGACGTTGCTTTAAGCGAAACAGCTCAAATGTTTGCGAATCGTCTCAGAAAAAACCTGAAAAATTTGAATAAGTGGCGTAAGCAAAATGATATTCAGGGGTATCGT of Neptunomonas phycophila contains these proteins:
- a CDS encoding riboflavin synthase subunit alpha; this translates as MFTGIVQGQAEVIALERRDQFMKLRVALPAGHTNNLQTGASIAINGTCLTVTSFDESSVQFDLIQETLNVTNLGELKVTSVVNFERAAKFGDEIGGHLLSGHISATAQICEIKQTDDNCIIWFEIDEALTPYILTKGFVALNGCSLTIGAVEGNRFNVYLIPETLSITTFGQANVGDRINIEVDPQTQAIVDTVNRYLETHSPVK
- a CDS encoding TIGR01777 family oxidoreductase, which produces MHYLITGGTGFIGCRLTESLLADGHEVMLVSRDAERAMLQFGSRVNAISLSDVSLLSSVKIDAVINLAGAPIADKRWTDSRKLEIKNSRIDFTQELIQRLYEAGQRPEVFVSGSAIGYYGPQEGNAPLSENGPVEEGFQHSLCQQWEDAAMVAEKDLGARVCCVRTGVVFGKGGGALSKMLPAFKLGLGGPIGNGAQWMSWVHLEDEVNIIRFLLEHDQLSGAFNATSPEAVTNSTFTRTLASTLRRPAFFRVPASLLKWAMGESSELLLSGQHVYPTALVEAGYVFKFPDLQSALTSAT
- a CDS encoding BatD family protein; protein product: MRAFFTVVSTTLSLLLLVAPTLSIAEVNAYLNRYTINQTDTVRLTIEATQPGQAQRPDLSLLTADFSLLGSKKMTISSLQNGSRQATTRWQVLMRPRRSGDLTVPAIQINGERSFPMTLSVLSAANNAPRVSPNYDPNYSPNRSSSSQANQAPGGLDVTSDLNAIRITTEIDHTEAYEGSQLLYSSTLRHRSPLDDQAVFSDPFLNQALILPMGDEVVSNVFIQGVAYTERKQTYVVFPNEPGSFIIEPPLFAGTLANGQYVEVLGDAIELSILPRANDNSAGYWLPASKLTIQDAFDQPEQLIAGNSITRTITLIAQGLPASRLPPMMPLTNELADIELVNTDLRESFNEDGLVGQRVETVKITFKERGEVTLPPIDIHWWDIETDRAQVASLPPIQMRIEGANSAQQQPPADQENTKPDLAENSNTTQSAEQYSNGTPPNVIALISLLALISIISSLGWLYTGNRLRKLRNRQAIDRAAKTEKQRIKRDKQLIADEKLAYSALQKACTLNKPELAQARLIEWAALFWPESHLYNGRDVSVAAKNKTLEFLIIDLEQHVYNNAEDPWQGDLLIQTVDSIRERLTRR
- a CDS encoding DUF2835 domain-containing protein, yielding MMNSILVTLHISPQDYIKQYQIPGVMVHTHASDGRRVQFPASILKPFLLHEGIHGRFRINFSQNGKFKSIERSS
- a CDS encoding quinone-dependent dihydroorotate dehydrogenase is translated as MFYSLAKSLMFSMDAERSHNLALGGMNLAASLGVPSLLGAEKLDMPVEVMGIRFPNPVGLAAGLDKNGTAIDGLAALGFGFVEIGTVTPRPQVGNPKPRLFRIPEHNAIINRMGFNNHGVDALLANVDRARYKGILGINIGKNKDTPNDKANDDYLYCLRKVYSRASYITVNVSSPNTPGLRSLQFGDSLNTLLESLKNEQARQALLHDRYVPIAVKIAPDMTEEEIVMVADSLKTYEMDGVIATNTTLSREGVEDSVLQGESGGLSGEPVRNKSTKVIRTLAYELNGALPIIGVGGITEGFDAAEKIEAGASLVQIYSGFIYKGPALVKESVRAIEALKRRQ
- the rmf gene encoding ribosome modulation factor produces the protein MKRQKRDKTSTLFNRGFQAGINGKSRDSCPVQVTELRSHWMSGWREGRDAHWSGMDGVSAIQAHPGLH
- the rlmKL gene encoding bifunctional 23S rRNA (guanine(2069)-N(7))-methyltransferase RlmK/23S rRNA (guanine(2445)-N(2))-methyltransferase RlmL, whose product is MKFIATCPKGIESLLADELAALGAESVKLMPTGVAFEGELAQAYRACLWSRLANRVLLPILETNVETADDLYSAIQRVHWSDHLDASMSLAISFTGKTQSINHTHFGALKVKDAIVDQLREITGERPGVDRENPDLRIHAHIYGGKLNVSIDLSGESLHRRGYRTQAGAAPLKENLAAALLTRAGWPALSDDSPVLFDPMCGSGTLLIEGAWMAADIAPGILRDRFGFEHWKQHDAALWENLKEEAEQRRINGLTTFKVKVYGADEDERMLDVTLSNAERAGVDHLIKVHEAQVQRMVRPCEENGLFITNPPYGERLGESSELMFLYRDLGDTLKQEFGGWKAGIFTGNPELCEAVGLKTDKTYRLNNGPIDSRLFLYTLYANRIAKEGQPSEQAGDVALSETAQMFANRLRKNLKNLNKWRKQNDIQGYRLYDADIPEFAVAVDVYKDWVHVQEYAAPKSIDKIKAFDRLKDVLAAIPEALGVDPLRVVLKQRKRQTGTQQYEKQGTGRRFFQIAEHGCKFRVNLHDYLDTGLFLDHRPVRHQIQQNAAGKDFLNLFCYTATASVHAGVGGAKSTTSVDMSATYLQWAMKNMAINGFADKAHHFIQSDCIVWLKKQRKPAYDLIFMDPPTFSNSKRMSDVLDVQRDHVELIRLAMRLLRQDGVLIFSNNFRKFKLDYEMLGAFDINDITAQTIDPDFKRNAKIHSCFEIRWRQ